In a single window of the Streptacidiphilus sp. P02-A3a genome:
- the trxA gene encoding thioredoxin, which produces MSTLELTKDNFNDTVEENGFVLIDFWASWCGPCRTFGPVYEKAAESHPDLVFAKVDTEAQQELAAAFEIRSIPTLMIIRDRTVVFSQPGALPAPALEDLIKQARALDMDEVRREVAEQQAQGSAE; this is translated from the coding sequence ATGAGCACGCTTGAGCTCACCAAGGACAACTTCAACGACACGGTGGAGGAGAACGGCTTCGTCCTGATCGACTTCTGGGCGTCCTGGTGCGGTCCGTGCCGGACTTTCGGACCGGTCTACGAGAAGGCCGCGGAGAGCCACCCCGACCTGGTGTTCGCCAAGGTGGACACCGAGGCGCAGCAGGAGCTGGCGGCGGCCTTCGAGATCCGCTCCATCCCCACCCTGATGATCATCCGCGACCGCACCGTGGTCTTCTCCCAGCCGGGCGCCCTCCCGGCGCCGGCCCTGGAGGACCTGATCAAGCAGGCCCGGGCGCTGGACATGGACGAGGTCCGCCGCGAGGTCGCCGAGCAGCAGGCCCAGGGCAGCGCCGAATAA
- a CDS encoding terpene cyclase, which yields MELNLPFPRRISTHQASATAHNLDWLQSHGMLTSPEAIELYHRWDMPDLAARSFPDLDADELALATDLFSFYFLFDDQFDGELGLRPADVTQACDSLVAIVHGDTKRIPDSPVNSSFADLWRRCSEGMSPRWRARAASNWEWYFSAHPSEALGRLRATESSVDVPDRSAYLMLRRGADGTETVLDMIERFADEIPAAAFHSPQLKLMRQLAADAPAFSNDVYSYNKEAPRGDVYNLVVILQHQRQCGRAEAAAAVQAETQWMIDQYQQLSHEVPEMCVRLGLDRVQRRAVERYAEGLAAWMAGYFHWESHTARYRPEGSPPVDQPGHLESLLDVRVDRSSGAFR from the coding sequence GTGGAGCTGAACCTCCCTTTCCCCAGGCGCATCAGCACCCATCAAGCATCAGCCACCGCGCACAACCTCGACTGGCTCCAGTCGCACGGCATGCTCACCAGCCCCGAGGCGATCGAGCTCTACCACCGCTGGGACATGCCCGACCTTGCCGCGCGCAGCTTTCCGGACCTCGATGCCGACGAACTTGCCCTGGCTACCGACCTGTTCAGCTTCTACTTCCTCTTCGACGACCAGTTCGACGGCGAGTTGGGGCTGCGCCCGGCCGACGTCACCCAGGCCTGCGACTCGCTGGTCGCCATCGTCCACGGGGACACCAAGCGGATCCCCGACTCACCGGTGAACTCCTCCTTCGCGGACCTGTGGCGGCGCTGTTCCGAGGGGATGTCCCCACGCTGGCGGGCGCGGGCGGCGAGTAACTGGGAGTGGTACTTCTCCGCGCACCCGAGCGAGGCGCTGGGGCGGCTGCGGGCCACCGAGTCCTCGGTGGACGTCCCCGACCGGTCGGCGTACCTGATGCTGCGCCGGGGTGCGGACGGCACCGAGACGGTACTGGACATGATCGAGCGGTTCGCGGACGAGATCCCGGCCGCCGCCTTCCACAGCCCGCAGCTCAAGCTGATGCGCCAACTCGCCGCCGACGCTCCCGCGTTCAGCAACGACGTGTACTCCTACAACAAGGAGGCACCCCGCGGCGACGTGTACAACCTGGTGGTGATCCTGCAGCACCAGCGGCAGTGCGGGCGCGCGGAGGCCGCCGCCGCGGTGCAGGCCGAGACCCAGTGGATGATCGACCAGTACCAGCAACTCTCGCACGAGGTACCGGAGATGTGCGTACGCCTGGGCCTGGACCGGGTCCAGCGGCGGGCCGTCGAGCGGTACGCGGAGGGCCTGGCCGCCTGGATGGCCGGCTACTTCCACTGGGAGAGCCACACCGCCCGCTACCGCCCGGAGGGTTCGCCCCCGGTGGACCAGCCCGGGCACCTTGAGTCGCTGCTGGACGTGCGGGTCGACCGCTCGTCCGGCGCCTTCCGCTAG
- a CDS encoding AAA family ATPase — MTDHGVHGHGAEGRALYERAELTEQAEAALSRLCGGFREGGTNLGDLLLYSGSAGFGKTAVLAELRRAATARGALILSSRGGEQQRKAPFHVVRQLLQPLLAKLGEQEQRELLEAWYDIAAPALGLVPAVPQQPGALLEPQREGVNQALDWLLTQLAVRRGPLVVIVDDLHWIDAESLDWLSGFVGRLPGLPVLLALAFRPEDLPDSARPLLEYGAVATQHRAEGQIGVQMQLRTLGPASTEHLIRKELGEDADDMFCREAWSITGGSPFDLVALIAKMKDRGLGPVDENIRELRGLVAASRGHGISKRLSLFGPDTTRFAYAAAVLDTEINPDIAGRMAVLNPAGQRTAVERLCEERILRESMDAKGRPVLEFVHPTIGTAVYQSMLLSAMRTSLHGKAAAEVIADGASAATASRHLLETYPEDDPAVVVILRQAAVEHMAMGAPEAARRCLERALAEPPAEEYRADVLFELGRSALLTDPHATVNHLRQALGAAPGLNPRRREEATLRLGQALGHSNRMAEAAQVTADEITRTPQGPGRVRLQAAYYMWRAFLRDQEDGAECSARLAELSDELSAELSDGLQDTSEAGPRAVKVVRAWDLAMRGADAAETLALAEHAFEDGRLIDGLGWTNTTWGFEIPILLGLSYAYNDRLDLASRLANEGARSIELAGWSGGHQAFTSFLGGMVLNRWERLKEAEALLRTTLRRSDRLGRNTPLQWDIVGVLIDTLLGRGRVDQAVELAAEYHFEAPYPEVMALPDAPTLHGRLLLAQNRRKEAAEELAEAGVQLRARGWRNTVWAPWAGHLAQAIAPEEPERARELAAEALAQARVHGTNSAVGTALRLSASVAEPGEALGLLEQAVERLGQSPAAYEYALALVDQGAALRRAGRPRDAIAPLEQGVDLAVQCGADGLVQRGRGELVASGASPTRVHSVVVRVLNPEERQVAVLAARGLGVERIAEEMNIGVGVVGALLAAAHRKVGTGPEGLAAALEQGE; from the coding sequence GTGACCGATCACGGAGTGCACGGGCACGGAGCCGAGGGACGGGCGCTCTACGAGCGCGCGGAACTGACCGAACAGGCCGAGGCGGCGCTCAGCCGGCTCTGCGGCGGCTTCCGGGAAGGCGGTACCAACCTCGGCGACCTGCTGCTCTACAGCGGCTCGGCCGGGTTCGGGAAGACCGCCGTGCTCGCCGAACTGCGCCGCGCGGCCACCGCCCGGGGCGCGCTGATCCTCTCCTCCCGAGGCGGTGAGCAGCAGCGCAAGGCCCCGTTCCACGTGGTGCGGCAGCTGCTCCAGCCGCTGCTCGCGAAGCTCGGCGAGCAGGAGCAGCGGGAGCTGCTGGAGGCCTGGTACGACATCGCCGCCCCGGCGCTGGGCCTGGTCCCGGCCGTGCCGCAGCAGCCCGGGGCGCTGCTGGAGCCGCAACGTGAGGGCGTCAACCAGGCCTTGGACTGGCTGCTGACCCAACTGGCGGTCCGCCGGGGCCCGCTGGTGGTGATCGTGGACGACCTGCACTGGATCGACGCCGAGTCGCTGGACTGGCTGAGCGGTTTCGTCGGGCGGCTCCCCGGACTGCCGGTGCTGCTGGCCCTGGCCTTCCGCCCGGAGGACCTGCCGGACTCGGCCCGCCCGCTGCTGGAGTACGGCGCGGTGGCCACCCAGCACCGGGCGGAGGGTCAGATCGGCGTCCAGATGCAGCTGCGGACGCTCGGCCCGGCCTCGACCGAGCACCTGATCCGCAAGGAGCTGGGCGAGGACGCGGACGACATGTTCTGCCGCGAGGCCTGGTCGATCACCGGCGGCAGCCCGTTCGACCTGGTCGCGCTGATCGCCAAGATGAAAGACCGGGGCCTGGGCCCGGTCGACGAGAACATCCGCGAGCTGCGCGGGCTGGTCGCCGCCAGCCGGGGCCACGGCATCTCCAAGCGGCTCTCCCTGTTCGGCCCGGACACCACCCGCTTCGCCTACGCGGCGGCGGTGCTGGACACCGAGATCAACCCGGACATCGCCGGGCGGATGGCCGTGCTGAACCCGGCCGGCCAGCGGACCGCCGTGGAACGGCTCTGCGAGGAGCGGATCCTGCGCGAGTCGATGGACGCGAAGGGCCGCCCGGTGCTCGAGTTCGTGCACCCGACCATCGGCACCGCCGTCTACCAGAGCATGCTGCTGTCCGCGATGCGGACCTCGCTGCACGGCAAGGCGGCGGCCGAGGTGATCGCGGACGGCGCGAGCGCCGCCACCGCCTCCCGGCACCTGCTGGAGACCTATCCCGAGGACGATCCGGCCGTCGTGGTCATCCTGCGGCAGGCCGCCGTCGAGCACATGGCCATGGGCGCGCCGGAGGCCGCCCGGCGCTGCCTGGAGCGCGCGCTGGCCGAGCCCCCGGCCGAGGAGTACCGCGCCGACGTGCTGTTCGAGCTCGGCCGCTCGGCGCTGCTGACCGACCCGCACGCCACCGTCAACCACCTGCGCCAGGCGCTGGGCGCCGCCCCCGGACTGAACCCGCGCCGCCGCGAGGAGGCCACGCTCCGGCTCGGCCAGGCCCTCGGCCACAGCAACCGGATGGCCGAGGCCGCGCAGGTCACCGCCGACGAGATCACCCGCACCCCGCAGGGGCCCGGCCGGGTCCGACTGCAGGCCGCCTACTACATGTGGCGGGCCTTCCTGCGCGACCAGGAGGACGGCGCCGAGTGCTCCGCCCGGCTCGCGGAACTCTCCGACGAGCTCTCGGCCGAACTGTCGGACGGCCTCCAGGACACCTCGGAGGCCGGGCCGCGCGCGGTCAAGGTGGTCCGCGCCTGGGACCTGGCGATGCGCGGCGCCGACGCCGCGGAGACCCTGGCCCTGGCCGAGCACGCCTTCGAGGACGGCCGGCTGATCGACGGCCTCGGCTGGACCAACACCACCTGGGGCTTCGAGATCCCGATCCTGCTCGGGCTCAGCTACGCCTACAACGACCGGCTCGACCTGGCGTCCAGGCTGGCCAACGAGGGCGCCCGGAGCATCGAGCTGGCCGGTTGGAGCGGCGGCCACCAGGCGTTCACCAGCTTCCTCGGCGGGATGGTGCTGAACCGCTGGGAGCGGCTCAAGGAGGCCGAGGCGCTGCTGCGGACCACCCTGCGCCGCTCCGACCGGCTCGGCCGGAACACCCCGTTGCAGTGGGACATCGTCGGCGTGCTGATCGACACCCTGCTCGGCCGGGGCCGGGTGGACCAGGCGGTGGAGCTCGCCGCCGAGTACCACTTCGAGGCGCCCTATCCCGAGGTCATGGCCCTGCCCGACGCGCCCACCCTGCACGGACGACTGCTGCTCGCGCAGAACCGGCGCAAGGAGGCCGCCGAGGAGCTGGCCGAGGCGGGGGTACAGCTCCGGGCCAGGGGCTGGCGCAACACCGTCTGGGCGCCCTGGGCCGGACACCTGGCCCAGGCGATCGCGCCGGAGGAGCCGGAACGGGCCAGGGAGCTGGCCGCCGAGGCGCTCGCCCAAGCCCGGGTGCACGGCACCAACTCGGCCGTCGGCACCGCCCTGCGACTGTCCGCCTCGGTCGCCGAACCGGGCGAGGCCCTGGGCCTGCTGGAGCAGGCGGTGGAACGGCTCGGCCAGTCACCGGCGGCGTACGAGTACGCGCTGGCGCTGGTCGACCAGGGCGCGGCGCTGCGCCGGGCGGGTCGGCCGCGGGACGCCATCGCCCCGTTGGAGCAGGGTGTCGACCTGGCCGTGCAGTGCGGCGCGGACGGCCTGGTGCAGCGCGGCCGGGGCGAACTGGTGGCCTCCGGCGCCAGCCCGACCCGGGTGCACTCGGTGGTGGTGCGGGTGCTGAACCCGGAGGAGCGGCAGGTGGCGGTGCTGGCGGCGCGCGGGCTGGGGGTGGAGCGGATCGCCGAGGAGATGAACATCGGCGTCGGGGTCGTCGGCGCCCTGCTGGCCGCCGCGCACCGCAAGGTGGGCACCGGCCCCGAGGGCCTGGCGGCGGCGTTGGAGCAGGGGGAGTGA